The proteins below are encoded in one region of Enhydrobacter sp.:
- a CDS encoding copper-binding protein translates to MRCITLTTYLVLLSAAFCGGVYAAAVQHRMTTDGPARAGDLASLAPARVFPLAAGRVVAVDPADGRIMVEHAPIRRFYLQRATGIFPVADRTLLVGLTPGDKIRFDLERRAGHYVITRIENSN, encoded by the coding sequence ATGCGTTGCATAACCCTGACGACCTATCTGGTCCTGCTTTCGGCAGCTTTCTGCGGTGGCGTCTATGCCGCGGCGGTTCAACACAGGATGACGACCGATGGACCTGCTCGGGCGGGCGATCTGGCCAGCCTCGCGCCGGCCCGGGTTTTCCCCCTGGCGGCGGGCCGCGTGGTCGCCGTCGACCCGGCCGACGGCAGGATCATGGTCGAGCATGCGCCGATCCGGCGCTTCTATTTGCAGCGGGCGACCGGCATCTTCCCGGTCGCGGACCGGACCCTGCTTGTGGGCCTGACGCCCGGCGACAAGATCCGCTTCGATCTCGAGCGCCGGGCCGGGCACTATGTCATCACCCGTATCGAGAACAGCAACTGA